A window of the Thiomicrospira microaerophila genome harbors these coding sequences:
- a CDS encoding methyl-accepting chemotaxis protein, which produces MSFLTQSLKASFLFFTALLLISSLLLFGGLLYWFQVKPIEQVQLERTKLEMAQDIDRRMQARVETVMAVAMAAAQNQAVQQALTGDIPRAQAVEHLKTTRDHFRTASKGTYGSIQMHIFDRNQRSFIKSWAPDSFGEEIRNPMVRSVFEQRQFAGSVTLTRRGPALLGVSPVIVNDKVVGAVAVTGGFGVVVRELKTESNIDWLMLWDKSYIQNRYPALAETVSQNPSYDSRYIVGHTQWFAAEFVDELKTLSYPALESDQTAVMLNGNAIYINIPAYDEMGQVLGRNIFKIPADELNAMIAEQTNQMLLTLFIIFLVVILIVGMLIVMVQLKVINPVASMSATMLAISRTGQFSQRAKVTSQDEVGQMAAGFNALLAQTQDAMNETNHVIAHIAKGDFSPRIQTELQGDLLTLKMGVNQSAESIQLTMNQLSKAMSALKAGDFSIQLDGTKLSGEFKVMLDSASQAMSQLHHTVQGISEVMDYMNQGKYQHRVEVEAFGELARLKQNINTSMDSLENAMAEIVRVIHAQSRGDLTQKIEKEYHGELRVLKDAVNETATKLTAVVNQAVEASAVVNQASAEVATGANDLSMRVQQQAAAIEETSATMDQMTSAVEQSRENSQATARITQDVQQKAQDGVKVMRETIEVMSGIQASSQKIAEIVTLIDSIAFQTNLLALNAAVEAARAGEHGRGFAVVASEVRALAQKSADAAKDIKHLIEESVGRINQGTQLASASGEALESVNNAIEEVAQRVNEIATAAAEQALGITQVHQAINQIDSVTQQNAALVEQTSAATETLNEQAHILAEDMAFFKTQRLSNSLTVKKLK; this is translated from the coding sequence ATGTCGTTTCTTACTCAAAGCCTCAAGGCGTCCTTCTTATTTTTTACCGCATTGTTGTTAATATCCAGCTTACTGTTGTTTGGAGGTTTATTGTATTGGTTTCAGGTCAAGCCGATAGAGCAGGTTCAATTAGAGCGAACGAAATTAGAGATGGCGCAAGACATTGACCGGCGTATGCAGGCGCGGGTGGAAACAGTGATGGCGGTGGCGATGGCGGCAGCTCAAAATCAGGCTGTTCAGCAGGCTTTGACTGGCGATATCCCGCGTGCTCAAGCGGTTGAGCACTTGAAAACCACGCGTGATCACTTTAGAACGGCGTCGAAAGGCACTTACGGCAGTATTCAAATGCATATTTTTGATCGTAACCAGCGCTCTTTTATCAAATCATGGGCACCAGATAGTTTCGGTGAGGAAATTCGAAATCCAATGGTACGCTCAGTGTTTGAACAGCGTCAATTTGCCGGCAGTGTGACCTTGACGCGTCGAGGCCCGGCTTTGTTGGGGGTGTCTCCGGTGATTGTCAATGACAAGGTGGTTGGCGCTGTTGCCGTGACCGGTGGTTTTGGTGTGGTGGTTCGTGAGCTCAAAACTGAATCCAATATTGATTGGTTAATGCTGTGGGATAAATCTTATATCCAAAACCGCTACCCCGCTCTGGCCGAAACCGTGTCACAGAATCCAAGCTATGATTCGCGTTATATTGTAGGCCATACTCAATGGTTTGCAGCGGAGTTTGTTGATGAGCTTAAAACGTTGAGCTATCCAGCTTTAGAGTCTGATCAAACGGCGGTGATGTTGAATGGCAATGCTATTTATATCAATATTCCGGCTTATGACGAAATGGGGCAGGTATTAGGACGTAATATATTTAAGATACCAGCTGATGAATTAAATGCGATGATTGCAGAGCAAACCAACCAGATGTTACTGACCTTGTTTATTATTTTCTTGGTTGTGATATTGATTGTTGGGATGCTGATTGTCATGGTCCAACTAAAAGTCATTAACCCGGTTGCCTCCATGTCAGCAACGATGTTAGCGATAAGCCGTACCGGACAGTTTTCTCAGCGAGCAAAGGTAACCAGTCAAGACGAAGTAGGGCAAATGGCTGCAGGCTTCAATGCACTTTTAGCCCAAACTCAAGATGCGATGAATGAAACTAATCATGTTATTGCGCATATTGCTAAGGGTGATTTTTCGCCAAGGATCCAAACCGAATTGCAGGGCGATTTGTTAACTCTAAAAATGGGTGTAAATCAAAGTGCAGAATCGATCCAATTAACCATGAATCAATTGAGTAAGGCGATGTCTGCACTTAAAGCAGGTGATTTTTCAATTCAGTTAGATGGAACAAAATTATCCGGTGAATTTAAGGTCATGCTTGATTCAGCCAGCCAAGCCATGTCACAACTTCATCATACCGTTCAGGGTATCTCTGAAGTAATGGACTATATGAATCAAGGTAAATACCAGCATCGCGTTGAGGTTGAAGCGTTTGGTGAATTGGCAAGACTAAAGCAAAATATTAATACCTCAATGGACTCGCTTGAAAATGCGATGGCTGAGATTGTGCGGGTGATTCATGCACAGTCGCGTGGCGATTTAACGCAGAAAATTGAGAAGGAATATCACGGAGAGTTGCGCGTATTAAAAGATGCAGTCAATGAAACAGCGACTAAATTGACAGCCGTGGTGAATCAAGCGGTAGAAGCGTCTGCAGTGGTTAATCAAGCCTCAGCTGAAGTGGCTACCGGTGCCAATGATTTAAGCATGCGCGTTCAGCAGCAAGCAGCGGCGATTGAGGAAACCTCCGCAACCATGGATCAGATGACATCAGCGGTTGAACAGTCGCGGGAAAATAGTCAGGCAACCGCGCGCATCACCCAGGATGTTCAACAAAAAGCACAAGATGGTGTTAAGGTGATGCGTGAAACCATTGAGGTGATGTCAGGTATTCAGGCATCGAGCCAAAAGATTGCTGAGATCGTGACGCTGATTGACAGCATTGCATTCCAAACCAATTTATTGGCGTTGAATGCCGCCGTTGAAGCAGCGCGTGCCGGCGAACATGGCCGTGGTTTTGCGGTGGTAGCGAGTGAGGTGAGAGCCTTAGCTCAGAAGTCAGCCGATGCCGCTAAGGATATTAAACACTTGATTGAAGAATCGGTGGGTCGGATTAACCAGGGTACGCAGTTGGCCAGTGCGTCCGGTGAGGCTTTAGAGTCCGTCAATAATGCGATTGAAGAGGTTGCTCAGCGGGTTAATGAAATTGCCACTGCAGCCGCTGAACAGGCTCTGGGGATTACTCAAGTGCATCAAGCCATTAACCAAATTGACTCGGTTACGCAGCAGAATGCGGCCCTAGTTGAACAAACCTCTGCCGCAACAGAAACCTTGAATGAGCAGGCGCATATTTTGGCTGAGGATATGGCGTTCTTTAAAACCCAGCGATTATCAAACTCGCTTACAGTGAAAAAGTTGAAATAG
- the queF gene encoding NADPH-dependent 7-cyano-7-deazaguanine reductase QueF (Catalyzes the NADPH-dependent reduction of 7-cyano-7-deazaguanine (preQ0) to 7-aminomethyl-7-deazaguanine (preQ1) in queuosine biosynthesis) produces MGQGHVELSPLGKNVVYCSQYNPGLLFPIARKLKRDELAMPELLPFRGADIWTAYELSWLNLKGKPMVAVGEFEFPVDSPNIIESKSFKLYLNSFNGSRFASQTEVIEYLTRDLSAASGGKVKVKMKLVGEPQALVGEIEDAFCLDHQDIEIHDYQLNTDYLSTLDKEVEQTVYSNLLKSNCLVTGQPDWGTVVISYRGKQIEPTGLLRYIVSYREHMEFHEQCVERIFMDLQRHCQPEALTVYARYVRRGGLDINPYRSNFQPHVKMPRLVRQ; encoded by the coding sequence ATGGGTCAAGGTCATGTTGAATTAAGTCCGTTGGGAAAAAATGTCGTTTATTGTTCTCAATATAATCCTGGTTTGCTATTTCCTATCGCCCGCAAGCTAAAGCGCGATGAATTAGCGATGCCTGAGCTGCTGCCGTTTCGGGGGGCGGATATATGGACGGCTTATGAATTGTCATGGCTGAACCTAAAGGGTAAGCCGATGGTCGCGGTGGGGGAGTTTGAGTTTCCTGTTGATTCGCCCAATATCATCGAATCTAAGTCTTTCAAGCTTTATTTGAACTCCTTTAATGGGTCACGCTTTGCCAGTCAAACTGAGGTAATTGAATATTTAACCCGCGATCTGTCTGCAGCCAGTGGTGGTAAAGTTAAAGTTAAAATGAAGCTTGTTGGTGAGCCGCAAGCCTTGGTCGGTGAGATTGAAGATGCGTTTTGCTTAGATCATCAGGATATTGAAATCCATGATTATCAGCTTAATACTGATTACTTAAGCACCTTAGACAAGGAGGTCGAACAAACAGTCTATAGCAATCTTTTGAAGTCGAATTGTTTGGTGACCGGCCAGCCGGATTGGGGAACGGTTGTGATTAGTTATCGAGGAAAACAGATTGAACCTACCGGTTTGCTTCGTTATATTGTATCTTACCGTGAACATATGGAGTTTCACGAGCAGTGCGTAGAACGGATTTTTATGGATCTACAGCGCCATTGCCAGCCCGAAGCTTTAACGGTTTATGCGCGTTATGTGCGCCGGGGTGGTTTGGACATCAACCCTTATCGTTCTAACTTTCAACCGCATGTCAAGATGCCACGCTTGGTACGCCAGTAA
- a CDS encoding TonB-dependent receptor plug domain-containing protein — protein MMRLKPLAALCCVSLCSVPAWADLSLEKITVTSATKTERALEQTAVSVEVIDEQTIKAIGATTFGDILRHSEGVFMNPDQRAMSIRGASAKGVLLLIDGRRVASEFTKNYDSGRIPVASIERVEIIKGPMAALYGSDALGGVINIITKSPQDGMESSISVSGGSSLKGEAGQVQIDADLRGRSGATGYSAWFSAQSRDAYTETETANIRVGQGGEQRRPSELQGPPNSPFGQLRNNLDDQYAVDTSYRAKADVMNIGGKLTHQLNEQLELNARLSLMTETHQTSGIANVYESNQTNPQNNQKIRVQNVPYRQAMDNERIETGVGAKLELSEQLRLEWQSDLSYYKKQDEVTTDLWQELGYASREDSAGLTGDGKVYIQQHSVNSFWTSQAGHQILAGVEYFEDKRDAAFFDRDGKMTTKTLDNKSAFAQYEWQVSAPWSIIGGLRYDDTTSGGDATTANLGTVYQLNPMMNLRARYAQGFRAPDAQELYINRFNPQGRRFVGSQVVDASINKQAFDLKAEKSENIELGISGRNQAWFYDLAVFNTEISDNILRQNTQDYLSFRNAKSVTIQGMDARIGWKMHSDVDIDLALNLLDTKDKETQQRLEYTPDFVARLGVNYQVAPSFKTRVDVQHVGDQLYSITSKGQTRYLETDAYTLVNLNLNYAPSQWQQAEIFGGVNNLFNAKVDKELGSDPGTFIHAGVRVYF, from the coding sequence ATGATGCGTTTAAAACCTCTTGCAGCTTTGTGTTGTGTTTCTTTGTGTTCTGTGCCGGCTTGGGCGGATCTTTCGTTGGAAAAAATCACCGTGACCTCCGCGACTAAAACCGAACGTGCGTTAGAGCAAACAGCGGTGTCGGTTGAAGTGATTGATGAGCAGACGATTAAAGCCATCGGTGCGACCACGTTTGGTGATATTTTGCGTCATAGTGAAGGGGTGTTTATGAACCCAGATCAACGCGCGATGTCGATTCGTGGCGCGAGCGCGAAAGGGGTGTTGTTGTTGATTGATGGTCGTCGTGTCGCGTCGGAGTTTACAAAAAACTATGATTCGGGGCGGATTCCGGTTGCCAGCATTGAGCGCGTGGAGATTATAAAAGGGCCGATGGCGGCGCTTTATGGTTCGGATGCGTTAGGCGGTGTAATTAATATCATTACCAAATCGCCTCAAGACGGCATGGAGTCGAGCATCAGTGTGAGTGGTGGTTCGAGTCTTAAGGGCGAAGCGGGGCAGGTGCAGATTGATGCTGATCTTCGCGGGCGTTCGGGTGCGACTGGTTATAGTGCTTGGTTTAGTGCGCAAAGCCGTGACGCTTACACCGAAACAGAAACCGCCAATATTCGTGTCGGGCAAGGGGGGGAGCAGCGCCGTCCTTCGGAACTGCAAGGTCCGCCTAACTCGCCTTTTGGTCAGTTGCGTAACAACTTGGATGACCAGTATGCCGTTGATACCAGCTATCGCGCCAAGGCGGATGTGATGAATATAGGCGGTAAACTGACCCATCAATTGAACGAACAGCTTGAGCTGAATGCGCGTTTGAGTTTAATGACCGAAACCCATCAAACGAGCGGTATTGCGAATGTGTATGAGTCCAATCAAACGAATCCACAGAACAATCAAAAAATTCGTGTGCAGAATGTGCCTTATCGTCAAGCGATGGATAACGAGCGCATTGAAACCGGGGTGGGCGCGAAGCTCGAACTGAGCGAGCAGCTTAGGCTAGAGTGGCAGTCCGATTTGTCTTATTACAAAAAACAAGATGAGGTCACGACTGATTTATGGCAAGAGTTGGGGTATGCCAGCCGCGAAGACTCTGCCGGGCTAACCGGGGATGGCAAGGTTTACATTCAGCAACACAGTGTAAACAGTTTTTGGACATCGCAAGCCGGCCATCAGATTTTGGCAGGCGTGGAGTATTTTGAAGATAAGCGCGATGCGGCGTTTTTTGACCGTGATGGCAAAATGACGACCAAAACCCTCGACAACAAATCCGCTTTTGCCCAATACGAGTGGCAGGTGTCGGCACCTTGGTCGATTATCGGCGGCCTGCGTTATGACGATACTACCAGTGGAGGCGATGCGACCACCGCCAATCTTGGCACGGTTTATCAACTGAATCCGATGATGAACCTGCGCGCGCGTTATGCCCAGGGTTTTCGCGCACCGGATGCCCAAGAACTCTATATCAATCGCTTTAATCCTCAGGGGCGTCGCTTTGTGGGGTCACAGGTGGTCGATGCTTCGATTAACAAACAGGCGTTCGATCTGAAGGCCGAAAAGAGCGAAAACATTGAGTTGGGCATCAGCGGGCGTAACCAGGCCTGGTTCTATGATCTTGCGGTGTTTAATACTGAAATTTCGGACAATATTTTGCGCCAAAACACCCAAGATTATCTAAGTTTTAGAAATGCTAAGTCGGTGACGATTCAAGGTATGGACGCGCGGATAGGTTGGAAAATGCATTCCGATGTCGATATCGATCTGGCGTTAAATCTTCTGGATACCAAGGATAAAGAAACCCAGCAACGCTTGGAGTACACGCCGGATTTTGTGGCGCGCTTGGGGGTGAATTATCAGGTTGCGCCTAGTTTTAAAACCCGTGTCGATGTTCAACATGTTGGCGATCAGCTATACAGCATAACCTCAAAGGGGCAAACCCGCTATCTTGAAACAGACGCCTATACCCTTGTGAATCTCAACCTAAACTATGCGCCAAGCCAATGGCAGCAAGCAGAAATTTTTGGCGGGGTGAATAACCTGTTTAACGCCAAAGTCGATAAAGAACTCGGTTCCGATCCGGGCACCTTTATTCATGCCGGTGTGCGTGTGTATTTTTAA
- a CDS encoding DUF6746 family protein, translated as MKKSLFAVGVLSLGLSSLGAQASDHGVKHFKGVPSETYEQAVANLAEYNPKLAAIVAKESLTPKDMADIHQLTYTLENAIERIKIHVETTAETLEEVHQASEKAQYDTARDQGRIYLEQSGLLVR; from the coding sequence ATGAAAAAATCATTGTTTGCAGTAGGTGTTTTAAGCTTAGGTTTGTCGAGCCTTGGAGCGCAAGCTTCCGATCACGGAGTGAAGCATTTTAAAGGCGTGCCTTCCGAAACCTATGAACAGGCGGTGGCGAATTTAGCAGAATATAATCCCAAGCTGGCCGCCATCGTCGCCAAGGAGTCCTTAACCCCTAAAGACATGGCGGATATTCATCAGTTGACCTATACACTGGAAAATGCGATTGAACGCATCAAAATCCATGTGGAGACCACGGCTGAAACGCTCGAAGAAGTGCATCAAGCCAGTGAAAAAGCACAATACGATACCGCACGCGATCAAGGCCGTATTTATCTAGAACAATCGGGTTTGTTGGTTAGGTAA
- a CDS encoding ferritin — translation MLKPEMIAKLNEQITAEMYASNLYLQMSAWCEAQGLSGAAAFFRQHVPEELMHRDKFIDYLIECDAPVTVGAVAAPPTEFKNLVDVINKAFEHELKVTALINVMAEMALDFKDFNTFNMLQYFIAEQREEEVLFRGILDQVKLVAFKGETGEAMYLINQYLQRLAASSKH, via the coding sequence ATGTTAAAACCAGAAATGATTGCAAAATTGAATGAGCAGATTACGGCGGAAATGTATGCCTCTAATCTGTATTTACAAATGTCGGCTTGGTGTGAAGCGCAAGGCTTGTCGGGTGCAGCGGCGTTTTTCCGCCAACATGTGCCGGAAGAGTTGATGCACCGCGATAAGTTTATTGATTATTTGATTGAATGTGATGCGCCGGTAACGGTCGGTGCGGTCGCTGCACCGCCCACAGAGTTTAAAAACCTGGTGGATGTGATTAATAAAGCCTTTGAGCATGAGCTTAAAGTGACTGCGTTAATCAATGTGATGGCTGAAATGGCATTGGATTTTAAAGACTTCAATACCTTTAATATGTTGCAGTATTTTATTGCTGAACAGCGTGAAGAAGAAGTCTTATTCCGTGGTATTTTGGATCAGGTTAAATTGGTGGCGTTTAAAGGTGAAACCGGTGAAGCGATGTATCTGATTAACCAATATTTACAGCGTTTGGCGGCAAGCTCTAAACATTAA
- a CDS encoding TonB-dependent receptor family protein produces MSKRNLALKTLVISMASAMAAPVIAETKQLPRIDVIGQGEDAVTKQPGSVAIVTKEELELQQPLSTEDALRRVPGINIKGEEETAVVANIGLRGLSASEAKSLILEDGVPVAPGLFIGNGRYYNPRIQRMESIEVVKGAASLRYGPSTIGGVINYQTKTPDDGVLISGRVGSHNMREAMVEAGGSSASGDAFAGIVATKAQSDGFMGKGYDMEDIMIKAGMALGDNQMLGIKFSHHANDANISYRGLLWDDYKAGKTYNPAPNDWYLTTRKAFDINHEIQLNDDVKLRTLIYWSDVTRDYWRYGVDTAASNAAGRWVYTDSLTGNNRTWERVGLDTRLNFNHAAFGLANEAEMGLRVFTEKSNDTRIRATRTQDRTGVNDRHQIDSANSYAVYGQNKFMVNDRLAITPGLRIESYEQKRLVLTSNNDSETTSNTEILPGLGMTYQLNPMAQVYGGVYRAFSPAENGVALDGLTDQQLEAERSTNVELGVRGASDSIRYELTAFHMDFSNQVVTGNSDPNLSRSNAGKTLHQGVEAAFGIDLQGGFSIDTNLTYIPTSKFESGDNKGNRISYSPELIANLILGYQTGGLRTELAIHHTGEQYGDSANTKEIPANAAGGIWGGKLDAYTTANLNVNYRVNQQLAVFGAVKNLTDERYIAGLRQGIYVGPERSFELGAKYKF; encoded by the coding sequence ATGTCAAAAAGAAACCTAGCGTTAAAAACACTTGTAATTAGTATGGCGTCTGCGATGGCCGCGCCTGTTATAGCTGAAACAAAGCAATTGCCGCGTATTGATGTTATCGGTCAGGGTGAAGATGCGGTTACTAAGCAACCGGGTTCGGTAGCCATTGTGACCAAAGAAGAGCTGGAATTACAACAACCCTTGTCTACTGAAGATGCATTGCGTCGCGTACCGGGTATCAATATTAAAGGCGAAGAAGAGACGGCGGTGGTCGCAAACATTGGTTTGAGAGGGTTAAGTGCATCTGAAGCTAAATCGCTCATCTTAGAAGACGGTGTTCCGGTTGCGCCAGGTTTGTTTATTGGAAATGGGCGTTATTACAATCCACGTATTCAACGTATGGAAAGTATTGAGGTAGTGAAGGGTGCAGCCTCGTTACGCTATGGTCCTTCTACAATTGGCGGGGTCATTAACTATCAAACGAAAACCCCAGATGATGGTGTATTGATCAGTGGACGTGTTGGTTCACATAATATGCGAGAAGCAATGGTCGAAGCGGGTGGCAGTTCTGCCTCGGGTGATGCGTTTGCTGGTATTGTTGCCACTAAGGCTCAGAGTGATGGCTTTATGGGCAAGGGTTATGATATGGAAGATATCATGATCAAGGCAGGGATGGCACTTGGCGATAATCAAATGCTGGGGATAAAGTTTTCGCATCACGCGAATGACGCAAATATCTCATATCGCGGATTGCTTTGGGATGATTATAAAGCGGGTAAAACCTATAATCCTGCGCCGAATGATTGGTATTTAACCACGAGAAAAGCGTTTGATATTAACCATGAAATTCAACTGAATGACGATGTTAAATTGCGAACCCTGATCTATTGGAGTGATGTAACGCGTGATTATTGGCGATATGGTGTTGATACGGCCGCTTCGAATGCAGCAGGCCGCTGGGTTTATACTGACAGCCTCACCGGTAACAACCGTACTTGGGAGCGGGTTGGTTTGGACACGCGATTGAATTTTAATCATGCTGCGTTCGGTTTAGCCAATGAAGCTGAAATGGGCTTGCGTGTGTTTACAGAAAAGTCAAACGACACTCGTATTCGTGCAACACGCACTCAAGACAGAACTGGGGTTAATGATCGCCATCAAATTGATTCAGCCAATAGTTACGCGGTTTACGGCCAAAATAAATTCATGGTTAATGACCGTCTAGCGATCACACCAGGCCTGCGTATTGAAAGTTATGAACAAAAACGCTTGGTGCTAACTTCAAATAATGACTCAGAAACAACATCAAATACTGAAATTTTGCCTGGTTTAGGGATGACCTATCAGCTTAACCCGATGGCACAGGTTTATGGGGGCGTGTATCGCGCGTTTTCACCAGCTGAAAACGGCGTGGCGTTGGATGGCTTAACTGACCAGCAACTCGAAGCAGAGCGCTCTACTAACGTTGAATTGGGTGTTAGGGGCGCTTCTGACTCAATACGATATGAGCTAACAGCCTTTCATATGGATTTTTCCAATCAGGTTGTAACGGGTAATTCTGATCCAAACCTATCCCGTTCCAATGCAGGAAAAACCCTTCATCAAGGTGTTGAAGCTGCGTTTGGCATTGATTTGCAAGGAGGGTTTTCAATTGACACCAATTTAACCTATATCCCAACTTCAAAATTTGAAAGTGGAGATAACAAGGGTAACCGAATTAGCTATTCACCTGAATTGATCGCAAATTTAATTTTGGGTTATCAAACGGGCGGTTTAAGAACAGAGCTAGCGATACATCATACGGGTGAACAGTATGGTGATAGTGCGAATACCAAAGAGATTCCAGCTAATGCAGCAGGCGGAATCTGGGGCGGTAAACTTGATGCCTATACCACGGCTAATTTAAATGTTAACTACCGTGTTAACCAGCAACTCGCGGTATTTGGTGCCGTTAAAAACTTGACTGATGAACGTTATATTGCGGGTCTGCGCCAAGGGATTTATGTTGGACCAGAGCGTTCGTTTGAGCTGGGTGCGAAGTATAAGTTTTAA